The window GCTGTCCGCGAAGCAAGCCGAACTGGAAAGCGAACTGCAATCGGCCGCGGATTTCGTGCGCGCGCAGCTTCCTCTCCCCGGCATGCCGGCTCCGGGAGTCAGCATGCAGTGGGCCTACCAACCGTCTCTCGCCTTGGGCGGCGACTTGTTTCAGGTCAGCGCCTGGGGCTCCGAGACGCTCGGGCTCTATATTCTCGATGCGTCGGGCCACGGTGTGGCGGCCGCCTTGCGTGCCGTCGCACTGATGAGTTTCTTGCGTGAAGACAATCTCGCGAAAGCCGTCGGCAGTTTCGATCCGGGGGCTATCATCACGGAAGCGAACCGTCGGTTTCCGCTGACCCAGGACGGGGAATATTTCACCCTGTGGGTCGGGCGTCTGCATCTTCCGTCGCGGACCTTATCGTATGCGGCAGCGGGGCACTGCGGCGCCTTTCTCCATTCCCTAGAAGGTGCCTCGCAATGGTTAACTTCAGCGAGCCTCCCGCTCGGGTTCGATCCGACCATCGCCTTCGACAGTGCGACCGCACACTTGCAGCCTCGGGATCGTCTGTATCTTCTGAGTGATGGGATCTATGAAGCCCCGTCGCCGACAGGGGAACTGTGGGGCAGGGACCGTTTGCAGGCCACACTGGAAAGGCACCGTACACACACGTTGGCGCACAGCATCGGAGATACCATGACCACGGCTCGACAATGGCTGGGGGGCGACATTTTCCCCGACGATGTCGCGCTTCTCGGCGTCGAAGTGCTGGACGGCGGCTCGGCCTCGGCAAAGGAGAAGTCGTAATGGAAGCTCAGCCCGTCATGGACCTGGCAGCCGCCATGGAACGGTTCGACGGCGATCAGGACTTATTTCTG is drawn from Nitrospira sp. ND1 and contains these coding sequences:
- a CDS encoding PP2C family protein-serine/threonine phosphatase translates to MAEPAHRIVDEPLAGKAAKPVPVILLVDDDEITRISMAGRLKRLGYRVIEADDGVAGLAAIRAQRPDLVILDWMMPGLDGPSVCEAIRADGELRSSQVVLMTAHDQPEQIAEGLSRGADDFLSKAASKQEVLARVQASLRSSALVREIERTRDDLDRSHRLLSAKQAELESELQSAADFVRAQLPLPGMPAPGVSMQWAYQPSLALGGDLFQVSAWGSETLGLYILDASGHGVAAALRAVALMSFLREDNLAKAVGSFDPGAIITEANRRFPLTQDGEYFTLWVGRLHLPSRTLSYAAAGHCGAFLHSLEGASQWLTSASLPLGFDPTIAFDSATAHLQPRDRLYLLSDGIYEAPSPTGELWGRDRLQATLERHRTHTLAHSIGDTMTTARQWLGGDIFPDDVALLGVEVLDGGSASAKEKS